Sequence from the Asterias amurensis chromosome 14, ASM3211899v1 genome:
ATCATTGTAAAACCATAAGCAACAGCCGTAGGCCTATCTGTAGCTGATAGCTGTAGACGCCAATTTGGACACAGTCCAATTGTGTGATGAGAGATGACTGCCACTCTAAGAATCGGGCCAACTGTCTCTTGACAACAGTGATTTCGACTTTCACAGTTCGATATCAACTGGTGCCACTGATCTTTTGCAGCACACAAATCGCCCCATGAGGATTCTTTTGGCCACCTGACGAAAAGACTCATTATAAAGACAGTAGATGAACACATTAAACATACTATTACACCTTGTCAACCATACTACTACCCATTCAATTATTGGGGGAGGGGTAACGCCCATCGATGTTGTAACTACATACGTGACAAAATTCGGTGTGTAGCAGATGGCAAAAATTACAGTGACAAtgaggaatgttttcaacatctTTTCTTGATCCGCTTGTGCTTTTTTCTGACGGTTACGGTTTAGTTGTAGATCTTGCCTTTTACTGACTTTGATGATGCGATAGTAGACAAATAACATGATCGTCACAGGAGCTATGTCACCCAACATAAGGTTCAGAATATCAACAATTGCAGAGCTGTGTTCTAGAAAACATACCACTGGAGctttttgaaaaacactttTCACTCCAAAAATAAGCTTGATTCCGACTGGGCAACAAAATGAAATGCACAATGCAAAAACTACAAGCATGATGAAGCGACGTCGGGTACACCATATTGGGAACTTATACGGCCGTGTGACGGCGATATACCGTTCAATGTTAAGAAACAAAACAGACAGAATTGACATAATGAAAGATGCATTTGTAACTACAGCAACAACTTCGCAAACGAACTGTCCGTAGACCCATTTTTCTGTGGCTGATGGCACGACACTGAGCATTGAAATGATCCCAACTGTTAAGTCATACAACGAGAGAGTAGTCAGTAGAACCTTAGTACTGTCGGCCAAAGTTGAGAC
This genomic interval carries:
- the LOC139946979 gene encoding trace amine-associated receptor 1-like; this encodes MNTTTTTAPSGLPESFIVIRTFFIVIIGLLIISGNTLSIAVVRGVSTLADSTKVLLTTLSLYDLTVGIISMLSVVPSATEKWVYGQFVCEVVAVVTNASFIMSILSVLFLNIERYIAVTRPYKFPIWCTRRRFIMLVVFALCISFCCPVGIKLIFGVKSVFQKAPVVCFLEHSSAIVDILNLMLGDIAPVTIMLFVYYRIIKVSKRQDLQLNRNRQKKAQADQEKMLKTFLIVTVIFAICYTPNFVTYVVTTSMGVTPPPIIEWVVVWLTRCNSMFNVFIYCLYNESFRQVAKRILMGRFVCCKRSVAPVDIEL